ATTCATTCTGTAATATCACGGGTGcttcaaatatttgtaaataacgAATATCCCTTGAACAAATTTTAACGTAAACCGAAATGTCTTcatgtttttcaataaatatcctTTGGCGATGACGAcctaatttatattttagaatattttcatgtAGATTAGAGGAAGAGCGTAGAAAATACACACCAGAAGACGTTTCCACAATAGATCCGCAATACCGTTGTAAATTTGTGCATTTTGACTTGGCTTCTTCTAGATTGAGGTATTGGATGTCGTATGTACCACTAACTTTTTGACCTAATGTCAAGTTGACAGTTTTCCCTTCAAAATGTTTGTACGTGCATTCATGGTTAGGATATTGGTCTCCGGCATCCAGACCATATCCTCGAATGCGAAAATTCTCTTTTTCGTTGTCTAATCTATCATTCGTTATAAATGGGTTTTCTACTATCACTTCATTAGAATTTCCAACGAATCTAACGGATGCTTTATTGACCACAAATATTCTAATGTCAACATTTATCTTTGTGTACAGTTTATGTTTAGAAATATTCTTTACGACGTATTTCATGTTGTCCATACCACTAGGATCAGATCGTGGGAATACTATTTTTACCCAATCAAATTGTTTTGTATTCTTTGCTTGCAAATGGCTTCCAATACCACTTTTGGGGTCAAATTGCCAAGGATGTTCATGTGGTATCATTTTATAACGACCGAATTGTGGATCGTTAGATTCTGATTTTAACCCTTTCAGTTTAAACCTGAATTCGATATCACTGTCTTCGCCACCCCAACCGTAAAATCTGTTACTATGGCCGTTTACTAGCCTGTATTGATTGACTTTAATCGATCCCACGCCACCAAATCCCGTTCCGTACGCTACTTTATAGTTGAATTTATCAATGGCGGGGCACAAGTGACGTGGTGCATTACCGCAGATGTACAGGTTTCGATCATCTTCGAGTAGCATATCGACATCATGGAATACAAGACAGTCAAAATCGTATCTCGCTTCATGTAAAATTTCCAAAACTCCCGCGTTCATTATACGACCTTTGTTAAATGCTCCATCGTCGTATTGTTCGGATACAAACACACAATATTTCAACGATTGTCTTTGCAAAATTGGATGCAAGTGATGCAGAAGCGTTATGAGATCCTGATGTCGATTTTTGTACGGCACTATTATAGCCACCGTCTGATTGGAATAGCAATCTTTCGGTTCGTAACACCCATTTATAACGCGCTCACCCGCCTCTTTTATGGCTGCATCCTCCGTTGGTACAAAAGATGAATTGACTTCGAGTTTCCCTATCAATCCTTCCGAATATACTGGACAAATTTCATTACTAGTGCTATGTTGATCCGAGTACTTCGCATATTGATGGAAGTTTATAGGTTTAAAGTGCTGTTTACTGCTCTGTTGCATGAACAATAACAGCACAACTGCGATTGAGCAGACACTGTAAATGCTTGAGCATATAAACAACAGTTTCTGGTTATATA
The genomic region above belongs to Styela clava chromosome 13, kaStyClav1.hap1.2, whole genome shotgun sequence and contains:
- the LOC120332406 gene encoding uncharacterized protein LOC120332406, coding for MAKAGLVATHRSNCIFSLLFAMIYNQKLLFICSSIYSVCSIAVVLLLFMQQSSKQHFKPINFHQYAKYSDQHSTSNEICPVYSEGLIGKLEVNSSFVPTEDAAIKEAGERVINGCYEPKDCYSNQTVAIIVPYKNRHQDLITLLHHLHPILQRQSLKYCVFVSEQYDDGAFNKGRIMNAGVLEILHEARYDFDCLVFHDVDMLLEDDRNLYICGNAPRHLCPAIDKFNYKVAYGTGFGGVGSIKVNQYRLVNGHSNRFYGWGGEDSDIEFRFKLKGLKSESNDPQFGRYKMIPHEHPWQFDPKSGIGSHLQAKNTKQFDWVKIVFPRSDPSGMDNMKYVVKNISKHKLYTKINVDIRIFVVNKASVRFVGNSNEVIVENPFITNDRLDNEKENFRIRGYGLDAGDQYPNHECTYKHFEGKTVNLTLGQKVSGTYDIQYLNLEEAKSKCTNLQRYCGSIVETSSGVYFLRSSSNLHENILKYKLGRHRQRIFIEKHEDISVYVKICSRDIRYLQIFEAPVILQNEFPLKSIEHQAEVELLVYNFEDVKLSYSVSVYTAHNAILKEREEVFNTSLGIYDSLMFTHSRSVEFFSLSASNKSEVVIEKSKFNRETLIEKRKSFRIKTPKMKLLLYPGCYVCESVIKDQFGSPHMKWKWWFEIRGATPDMEIKLLKEHLRVSRVGSTEFTEILTKRLFQKFPLLYRSQLEDSAVTNMIQHHQNELMLENWKKTTLSGNGAAKRGKSG